A part of Arachis hypogaea cultivar Tifrunner chromosome 12, arahy.Tifrunner.gnm2.J5K5, whole genome shotgun sequence genomic DNA contains:
- the LOC112729488 gene encoding CEN-like protein 1, translating into MAKMSSSDPLVLGRVVGDVIHSFNPSVQMSVTYNTKQVFNGHEFFPSALTTRPKVAIDGGDMRTFYTLIMTDPDVPGPSDPYLREHLHWMVTDIPGTTDATFGKEIVSYESPKPQIGIHRYVFVLLKQKRRQSVTPPSSRDHFNTINFSAHSDLSLPVAAVYFNAQRETAARRR; encoded by the exons ATGGCAAAGATGTCATCTTCAGATCCTTTAGTTCTTGGAAGAGTGGTTGGAGATGTCATCCACTCTTTCAATCCAAGTGTTCAAATGTCTGTCACTTACAACACCAAACAAGTCTTCAATGGCCATGAGTTCTTCCCTTCTGCTCTTACCACTAGGCCTAAGGTTGCCATTGATGGTGGTGACATGAGGACTTTTTACACACTG ATCATGACAGATCCTGATGTTCCTGGCCCAAGTGATCCTTATCTGAGAGAACATTTGCACTG GATGGTTACAGACATTCCTGGCACAACAGATGCCACATTTG GGAAAGAGATAGTGAGCTATGAAAGCCCTAAGCCACAGATAGGGATACACAGGTATGTGTTTGTGTTGTTGAAGCAAAAGAGAAGGCAGAGTGTAACCCCACCAAGTTCAAGGGATCACTTCAACACTATCAACTTCTCTGCTCACTCTGACCTTTCTCTTCCTGTTGCTGCTGTCTACTTCAATGCTCAGAGAGAAACCGCCGCTAGAAGACGCTAA